From Solibacillus sp. FSL W7-1436, one genomic window encodes:
- a CDS encoding replication-relaxation family protein → MTAPLLFIDGKSYTFSHAEPIPNNAKGLYLSEYEFTILQQIYLHRMVEASRVHILFKIERSSMRANSITNRLAKLVEYKILKRKQSDTKSIRYRKYYYYIGEVGYEILRKYHPFPMGAYSPKDWKIPNAHNESCTNAIIEAHSANALREQPFNIRYERGSHHELIRERANLNGWVIPDYILQHENLLMCIEYDTGTEPVGRITEKSKIYAGKLELLKQKGYRLAIIYLKSSSNTGKSSIRRIQSMKAAHETIYKQIRDIPIYVVDEADLYTIVEKLCLGMYPYQYEQTLSIILKAELLERLNNKQAKALRSNSIGLSEMLLEKKDEFLFPENFIFRADQFFEHRGTVKTVVYCAGEIGSVHTYIHLRIANSIFAKANESLLMTEVSPIELLVTYEGIDNTQLIKEVLGIPPRLDIRLQTSLEVEFVFNLLFDRYGTANLENMFGDPIQRLKSISAFKMIWEEHK, encoded by the coding sequence GTGACAGCACCATTACTGTTTATTGATGGGAAAAGCTACACATTTTCTCATGCAGAACCAATCCCAAATAATGCAAAGGGCTTGTACCTTTCGGAATACGAGTTCACCATCTTACAACAGATTTATCTTCATCGCATGGTAGAAGCAAGTAGGGTTCATATTCTGTTCAAAATAGAAAGGAGTTCGATGAGGGCAAATAGCATCACGAATCGACTCGCTAAATTAGTAGAATATAAAATTCTTAAACGTAAGCAATCTGACACAAAGAGTATTCGTTATCGGAAATACTATTATTACATTGGGGAAGTAGGCTACGAAATTTTAAGGAAATATCATCCTTTTCCTATGGGTGCTTACTCGCCTAAAGATTGGAAAATACCCAATGCGCACAATGAAAGCTGTACCAATGCCATTATAGAGGCTCACAGCGCTAATGCTTTGCGTGAACAACCGTTTAATATTCGCTATGAGCGAGGCAGTCATCATGAACTCATACGTGAACGTGCTAATTTGAATGGTTGGGTAATCCCCGATTATATTTTGCAGCATGAAAATTTACTGATGTGTATTGAGTATGATACGGGCACTGAACCTGTCGGCCGCATTACAGAAAAGTCTAAAATATATGCTGGCAAGTTGGAATTACTAAAACAGAAAGGGTACCGATTAGCGATTATTTATTTAAAGAGCTCGAGCAATACAGGAAAAAGTAGCATACGCCGTATCCAGTCTATGAAAGCAGCGCATGAAACCATCTATAAACAAATACGGGATATTCCAATTTATGTCGTTGATGAAGCAGATTTATATACAATTGTTGAAAAATTATGCCTTGGTATGTATCCCTACCAATATGAGCAAACGCTATCGATTATCTTGAAGGCAGAACTCTTAGAACGTCTCAATAATAAGCAAGCGAAAGCCTTACGCTCCAATTCAATTGGATTATCTGAAATGTTACTTGAAAAAAAGGATGAATTTTTATTCCCCGAAAACTTTATTTTTCGCGCAGATCAATTTTTTGAGCACCGTGGCACTGTTAAAACGGTTGTATACTGTGCTGGAGAAATCGGTAGTGTACACACATATATCCATTTACGCATAGCCAATAGTATATTCGCTAAGGCAAATGAATCTTTACTGATGACTGAAGTGAGTCCAATTGAATTACTCGTCACCTATGAAGGTATAGACAATACACAATTGATAAAGGAAGTGTTGGGGATACCACCACGCCTAGATATTCGCTTACAAACCTCTCTTGAAGTAGAGTTTGTATTTAATTTACTGTTTGATAGATATGGTACCGCTAATTTAGAGAATATGTTCGGTGATCCCATACAACGGTTAAAATCAATTTCTGCATTCAAAATGATTTGGGAGGAACATAAATGA